The following DNA comes from Janthinobacterium sp. TB1-E2.
TGATGCCGCCAAACAGCGCGAAGCTGCCGGTATTGCTGACGTCGATGCCATGGACTTTCACTGAGGTCATAGGGATTCCATATTGGTTAATTGTTACTACTTGCTTGGAAGAGGCGCAGCCAGCGGCTGGCGCGATAAGGCATCTTACTAGCTGGGGCGGCGCAGATCAAATTTGATCCAGCGCAAGGGCGCGGCAAACGGCGTGTCGCCAGGCCGCGACGGCCCCGCGAGGGCAGGCGCAAAGTGCCTTATAATCACGCTTTATCTCTACACTGATTCAGGAGCACAGATGGCCCGCACGATCCACTGCATCAAACTCAACAAGGAAGCCGAAGGATTGGATTTCCCGCCGTACCCGGGCGAACTGGGCAAGAAGATTTACGAATCCGTGTCGAAGGAAGCATGGGCTGCCTGGCTCAAGCACCAGACCATGCTGGTCAATGAAAACCGGCTGAACCTGGCCGACGCGCGCGCCCGCAAATACCTGGCCACGCAGATGGAAAAGCATTTCTTCGGCGATGGCGCCGATGCCGCCATGGGCTACGTGCCGCCAACGGAATAAGTTTTATCGCTTGCCCGTGACCACGTCACGGGCAGTTTCGCCTACGTTTCACGCCCGCCTCCGCCGTTTCACGGCACCGCCTCCCCGTTTCGTCGCACACCGCTCGCCGCCCATGCCGCCGGCTGGCACAGTACGTCCATCGACAACCTCATTCCAAGGCGGACACCATGTTGCAGCAAATCTTCAGCCACACTCCCCTCTACGTCTGGGCCATCCTGGGCTTTCTCGTCTACCGGGGCGTGCTGGCCAGCCGCGCGCGCGAAGTGACCTTGCGCAAGCTGTGCATCATTCCCATGGTGATGCTGGCGCTGTCGCTGAGCGGCGTGCATGGCAGTTTCGGCTTCGATGGCGTGGCGCCGTTCGCCTGGGCAATCGGCGCCCTGGCCGGTGCGGCGCTGGCGTGGACGCTGACCGATGCGCGCAAGATCGTCGCCATTCCCGAACGGAGCAGCGTGCGGCGTCCCGGCAGCTGGGTGCCGTTGATCTTGATGATGAGTATCTTCTGCATGAAATATGCGGTGGCCGTGACCCTGGCCATCGCGCCAGCCTATGCCCACGCGACCGGCTTCATCGCACCAGTCTGCCTCGGCTATGGCTGCTTCAGCGGCCTCTTCCTCGGCGGCTTGCTGCGCACCATGGCCGTGTACCGGGCTGTGCAAAGTGAAGGCTGGGGTCAGACCCGGCGGGGGAATGCGCCCCAGTGAGGCGCATTCCGATCACGCAGTGACTGACCCCGGATTTCTGCTGCGTATCAGTAGGCCAAAGTACGCACGCCTTCCGGCATGCCCAGCAGGCAGACATTCGCGCCGCGCACGGCGAACAGGCCGACGGCGATGACGCCGACGATCTGGTTGATCTGCTGTTCCAGCGCCACCGGGTCGGCAATTTTCAAGCCCAGCACGTCGATGATCTCGCCGCCGTTATCCGTAATGAACGCTTGATCGCTGCCAGCCTTCAGGCGCAAGCGGGGCGTGCCGCCCAGCGCGGCCAGCTGACGCGAGACGGCGGCGCGCGCCATCGGCACCACTTCCACCGGCAGCGGGAAGGCGCCCAGGGTTTCCACCAGCTTGGAGCCGTCGGCGATGCAGACGAACTGTTTCGCGACGGACGCGACGATCTTTTCACGCGTCAATGCCGCGCCGCCGCCCTTGATCATGGCGCCGCTGGCCGTGATTTCATCGGCGCCGTCGATGTAGACGGCGATCGATTCGACGTCGTTCAAGTCGAAGACGGGAATGCCATGGCCTGCCAGGCGCGCGGCCGTCGCTTCGGACGACGCGACCGTCCCCTTGATACGGTCCTTGATCTTGGCCAGTTCATCGATGAAAAAGTTGGCGGTGGAACCGGTGCCGACACCGATGATTTCACCGTCCACCACATAGTTAATGGCGGCGCGGGCTACGGCTTGCTTCAATTCGTCTTGGGTCATGGCAAAAAAAGGCTAAAGTGGGGAATGCCGCTATTTTAACGGATTGCCAGCCCGGCCAGCCGGCCATGATGACGGGCCATGCGATGGAATACAACAGCCAAGCGGGAAACCTTTGCCCCAGGGCAATTCCCAGCCAATTCCTCTCTATGCACTCTAAAATATGCGAAAATGGCACGATTGCCCGATATGACGTTCCAGGAATAGCACATGAATCACAGTAAACAGGTACTTGTTGTCGATGACAGCCGGGTTTCACGTTTGATGTCGCATCAGTTCATCCTCAGCAAACATGCCGACTGGCAAGTGATTGAGGCGGCGACCGGTGAAGAAGCCCTGGAAAAAGTCAAGACCATCAGCCCTGTGCTGATATTACTGGATGTCAACATGCCCGGCATGGGCGGCGTGGCGGCGGCGGAACAATTGCGCGCGCTGTGCCCGCAAACGCACATCATTCTCGTCACGGCCAACGTGCAAAATGCCATCCGCAACCGCGCCACTGAGCTCGGCGTCGGCTTCATGGAAAAACCGATCACGGAAACGCGCATCCACCAGCTGATCGCGTCACTGGGACTGTGAGCATGGTCAATCTCTCCGAACTCGAGAACGATGCCCTCGTAGAGATATTCAACATCGGGGTGGGCCATGCGGCCGCCGCGATGAGCGAAATCGTCAATGAAGAAGTCACCATGTCGGTGCCGTCGATCACCTTCCTGAACCGTGCCGACGCGGCTGCCTTGCTGGGCAGCAAGAAGGATGGCGAACGCATCTGCGGCGTCAGCCAGCATTACGATGGCGCCTTCGCCACCGAAGCCATATTGATGTTCCCCGAAGACAAGAGCCTGGAAATCGTGCGCCTGATGGTGGGCGACGCCATGCCGCTGCAGGAACTGACGGAAATGGAACAGGAGGCGATGAGCGAAATCGGCAACATCATCCTCAATTCCTGCGTGGGAACTTTGGCCAACCTGTTCGACAGTGAACTGCATGGCTCGCTGCCCCTGTACCACGTGGGCACCAGCGCGGAAATCCTGTCCTCGTTCGGCGGCGACGATGACGACGCCGTCGTGCTGATGCTGCATATCGACTTCGTGCTGTCCAAGCACCAGATCCACGGTTATGTGGCATTCGTGCTCGACCTGTCCGCCTTGCACGACCTGAAGCAGCAGGTCAGCCGCTATCTGGCCAAGGTCCTGGGACAGGCGTGACGATCATGCCGGAGGCCTTGCACCGACTCGCCCTGCTCGAGAGCATACTCGGCGCCGTCAACCTGGGCGCCATCGTGCTCGACGAACAGCACCGCATCGTGCTGTGGAACCACTGGATGGCGCGCCACTCGGCGTGCCAGGCCGACGCCGTGCTGGGCCAGGATTTCTTTGCCGTCTATCCTGAACTGCGCCACAAGCGCATAGCCTCGGCCATCACCCAGGCCCTGCGCGACAATTTCCAGTCGCTGCTGTCGCAAACCCTGCACAAGGCGCCATTCCCCCTGTACACGCATGGCGCGGCCGAAGGCCGGGAGCGCATGCAGCAGGCGATTGCCGTCACGCCGATCAATTTGCCCGGTTCGCCGCGCCACTGCCTGATCCAGATCAATGATGTGACCATCGCCGTGGGCCGCGAAAAGCTGCTGCGCGAACAAACCATGGTGTTGCGTTCACAAACCTTTGCCGACGGCTTGACGGGCATCGCCAACCGCCGCCACTTCGACGTGGCGATCGAAAAGGAAATGCGGCGCGCCATGCGCACGGGCAGCCCCCTGTCGCTGCTGATGATCGACATCGACCATTTCAAGGATTACAACGACCATTACGGTCACCAGCAAGGTGATGATTGCCTGATACGAGTGGCGGCCGAACTGGCCGCCATGCTGCAGCGCCCCACCGACTTGCTGGCGCGCTATGGTGGCGAGGAATTTGCCGCCATCCTGCCCGACACGGACGCGGCGCAGGCGCTGCGCATGGCCGAGGCGATCCGCGAACGGGCGGCCGGGCTGCGCATTCCGCATGCCAAGACGGGCAATGAGGTCAAGCACATTACGGTCAGCATCGGCATCGCCACCCAGCACCCGCAGCAGCAGCCGACCATCGCCGCCCTGATCGGCGCCGCCGACCGCGCCCTGTACCTGGCCAAGGGCGCCGGGCGCAACCGCGTGATGGTGCAGCCGCTATAAAAAAAGCAACGCCGGACAAAGGATTCCAGTAGACATCTTTACGGCGTGTGCGTAGACTCGTCAGTGATTGCAGCAACAACAACAAGAATTTATCTGTGGTATCTATCCCTGCGCATGGCTCACCATGCGGGACACGGCCAGGAGCGCTTGTGAAACTCGATCCTCCCCTCAAATCCGGCTTGCCGGGTGCTGGCATGGATACGACCATGGTGAACGGCATGCGCCTGCTGCTGTCGAGCGCCACCTTGCTGACCCTGTTCATCGATCCCGAAAGCGCCGGCAAGCTGAGCAAGATTACCTGGCTGATCTTTTCCGCCTACACCATGCACAGCCTGCTGCTCTACGTGCTGGCCGTGCTGGGCCTCAGCCTGCCCCAGGATATCTTGCTGTACTGGCTCGACGTGGCCTGGTATGCGCTGATCGTGTTTTCCACCAGCAGCCACAACACTTTATTCTTCCTGTTTTTTTTCTTTGCCATCCTGACCTCGTCGTTCCAGCGTGGCTTCGAGGAAGGCGCGCGCGTCACCCTCGCTTCGGCCGGCCTGTTCGCCGCGACTGCCCTGTTCGGCGAAACGGATGCGGAACTGTCGCGCCTGCTGCTGCGCACCACCTTCCTGCTGGCGCTCGGCTACATGATCGCCTACTGGGGCGGTTCGGCCATCACGCAGCGCAGCCACCTGGCGCTGCTGCGCGATGTCAGCCAGCTGTCCAATCCGCGCTTCGGCGTCGACCAGACCATTACCTCGGTGCTGGAAAAAACCCGCAGTTATTTCAACGGCCGCAGCTGTCTGCTGATCATGCAGGACAAGGGCACGCGGGTCTGGTCGCTGCGCAGCGTGCTGCAAACGGCAACGGGCGTCGTGCACACCAACTCGCTCCTCAGCGACGACGCGGCCAGTCCCCTGCTCGCTTTCCCGCACGATAAAATCGCGCTGTACAACCAGCCCGCCGGCCCCTGGCTGCCGTGGATAGGCGGCGCGCGCATGCTCGAGCCCGACAGCGGACGCTGGCTGCGGCATGACGACGCGGCGGGCGCCCGCCTGGCCGAGCTGCTCGAAGCGCATGCCTTCATCAGCGCGCCACTGCCCCTGCGCAATGGCAAAGGCCGCATCTTTATCGTCTCCGCCACCAGCATGAGCAAGACGGACGCCCTGTTTCTCAGCCATATCGGCGCGCAGGCGTTTCCCGTCATCGAAAACATCAACCTGCTCGACCGGCTGGCGTCGCAGGCGGCCTCGCGCGAACGCGAAAAGATCGCGCGCGACCTGCATGACACGGCCGTGCAGCCGTATATCGGCTTGCGCCACGGCCTGGCCGCCTTGCGCAACGAAGCCACGCCGGGCAATCCGCTGCTGCCGGAACTGGAAAAACTGATCATCATGTCGGGCCAGGTGATCGCCGACCTGCGCAGCTACGCGCGCACGTTCAAGAACGGGCAAGTGCAAAGCGAGCCGGAACTGCTGGTGGCGCTGCGCCGCCAAGCCACGCAGATCCGCGAATTCTATGGCATCGACATCGCCCTGCAGATCGAAGGCGACCTGCACATCAACGACCGCCTGGCGGCCGAGGTGTTCCAGATCGTCAACGAGGGCATGAGCAATATCCGCAAGCATACGTCGGCGCGCCACGGCGCCGTCAAGCTGACCTGCGTGCAGGGCGCCCTGCACATCAGCATCGACAACGAATGCGCCGCCGCGCACGTCCCCGATTTCCTGCCCGACTCGCTGGCCGAGCGCGCCGCCGCCCTCGGCGGCACGGCCCGCGTCACGCATAGCATGCTGGGCAACACCTCCGTGCAGATCGAGATCCCCATATGAATGACTTACGCCACATGCCACCGGCCAGCCATGTCATCAGCGTCATGCTGGTGGACGATCACAAGACCATGCTGTGGGGCCTGGAGCGGCTGATCGGCGGTGAGCACTCGGGCATGCGCGTGGTCGCCACGGCCTCCGACGGCACCGAGGCGCTGGAGCAGGCAAAGGCGTTGCAACCCGATGTGATCGTGCTGGACCTGGACCTGGGCGGCATCAGCTCGCTGTCCATCCTGCCCGCGCTGGCGCAGAGCGGGGGCACGCGCGTGCTGGTGCTGACGGCCAGCCACGACCAGGCCGTCCTGGACCAGACGGTGCTCAAGGGCGCGCGCGGCATCGTCAGCAAGGATGCGCCGGCGGAGATGGTCCTGAAGGCCATCGAAAAGGTCTACCAGGGCGAGCTGTGGCTGGAACACGCGATGCTGGGACGCATGCTGACGCAGCTGACCCAGCCCGGTGGCGGCTCGGCGCAAGCGATCGCCATCGCCAGCCTGACCCTCAAGGAAAGAAAGATCATCGCCGCGCTGGTGCACGGCAGCGGCACGCCGGCCAAGCTGCTGGCGGACCAGCTGTTCATCTCCGAACACACCTTGCGCAATCACCTGACGTCGATCTACCGCAAGCTTGGCGTGTACAACCGCCTGGAACTGTACGCCTACGCCACCAAGCACCAGCTGGGCCAGTTGCCGCCCGGCGCCTGATCCTGCTGCATCCCCGCGCGGCCACGGCCGCGTATTTCTTCCCCGCCTCCCCTTCGCCAGCCAGCGGCACGGCCGTTGCGTCTGCGCGCCAGACTCGACCATGACAATTGTCACGAAAAAAACAAGCAGTTCCTCCTTGCAATAAAAGGATGTTCTTCTGATGTAGATCAAGGTGCCAACTTCTATAGTGGATTTACCGGAGTGCAAATCACCGCACGGCCCACCACGACACGGAGCACAGCATGCGCCTTGACAAGTTTCTTCCGACCGCCCTGATCACCTATTTGCAGGGCAAGGAAAAGGCTGCGTTCTACCGCTATGCCCTGGTGGCGGCCCTCATGGCGGTGGTATGCATCATCGGACTGCTGGCACTGGGCGAAAGCCCATGAGAACGCCTAGTCGTAGCAGCAGGAAGCAACACCGTCATGCCGTTTCATCCACCGCCGTACCTTAACCACACCAGGAGTTGTCATGAACCTCATCAAAAACTTTATCCGCGAAGAAGATGGCGTCACCGCAATCGAGTACGGCCTGATCGCTGCCCTGATTGCCGTCGTGATCATCGCCGCCATCACCATCGTCGGCACGCAGCTGAAAAAAACCTTCAGCACCATCGGCACCAAGCTCACCGCTGCGAACTGATGCGGTGCTGTCCGGACCGGCCCTGCGCCGGCCCGGACTACGCTTTCCAGTCTCCCCCGGCACCCCCACCTTGACGACGCATAGCGAGGCCCATCGTGAAATCTCTCTTCAGCCGTGTATCCGACGAGTCCGCCGTCACAGCGATCGAATACGCGCTGCTGGCGGGCCTGATCGCGGTCGTGCTGGTCATCACGATCACCGTGCTTGGCGACCAGGTCAAGCTGCTGTTTGTCTACGTCAAGGACCAAGTGGTCCTGGCCCTGTCATGAATACCCTGCGCCTCTCGCTGCGCACCCACCGCGCCCTGCTGCTGATCGTGCTGCCGTACGCCGCCGTGGCGATGCTGCTGGCCGGCGGCCTGCCCAGCGCAGCGGACATACTCAACGTGCTGGCCGGCTTCCTCGTGGCCATCCTCACCGGTCCCGTCTTCATCCTGTGCGGCTACACCATCCACGTCATGGTGATGAAACGCCCGCACCGCCTGTGCCATTATCTGTACCACGATCTGCGCCGCTACCTGAGCAACGAGCGCCTGCTGCACGCGCTGCCGGCCATGCTGCTGATCCCCGTCTTCGCCTCCAGCTTCACCGTCATCAAGGGCGCCATCCCGCGCCTGCATCCCTACACCTGGGATGCCACCCTGTCCGCCTGGGACATCGCGCTGCATGGCGGCAAGGCCCCATGGGAAAGGCTGCAGCCGCTGCTGGGCCACCCGCTCGTCACGGGCTTGCTCAACTTCAGCTACCACTTCTGGTTCTTCCTGTTCTACGCCATCCTGTACTGGCTCATCCTCGACACCCGGCGCCCGCTGCTGCGCATGCAGTTCCTGCTCAGCTTTGCACTGACGTGGATCGTCCTGGGCAGCGTCATGGCCGTGCTGTTTGCCTCGGTCGGCCCCTGCTACTACGGCCACCTGCACGCCAGCGATCCGTATGCGCCGCTGATGGCTTACCTGCATGAGGCCAACGGGCACGTCCCCGTCTGGGCTCTGCAGGTGCAGGAGATGCTGTGGCAAGGCTATCAAAGCAAGGGCGCGAACGGCGAGCTGGGCATCTCCGCCATGCCCAGCATGCATGTGGCCACGGCCGTGCTGATGGCCATCGTGGGCTGGAGCGTCAACCGCGCCGCCGGCATCGCCCTGTCCGCCTTCGCCGTGCTGATCCTGCTCGGCTCCATCCACCTGGGCTGGCACTATGCGCTCGACGGCTATGTCGGCGCGGCCGGCGCGGCGCTCGTGTGGCACCTGGTGGGATGGCTGCTGGGCAGCCAGGCCGCGGCGCCGGCCGTGCACATGGCCACGGCGCCCTGCATGGGCAAGGAAGGACTGACATCATGAACGCCCACCTGCCCATGCTGCTGTGCCTGGCCGTGCTGGCCACCCTGCTCGCTGCCGCCCTGTGGCACGACCTGCGCACGCGCCGCATCCCGAACCGGCTGGTGCTGTGGGGCACCCTGGCGGGACTGATCCTGAACAGCTTCGTGCCATCGGGCGCCGGCCTGTTCGACGCGGCCTTCGGCGGCCTGGGACTGCTGCAGGCGCTGGCCGGCGCCGCCGCCGGACTGGCCCTGCTGCTGCCCATGTATCTGCTGCGCGCCCTGGGCGCAGGCGACGTCAAGCTGATGGCCATGTGCGGCGCCTTCCTCGGCCCCGACGCCGTGCTCGAAGCGGCCCTGCTGACCTTCCTGTGCGGCGGCGTGCTGGCCCTGGCCGCCGCACTGGTGGGACAGCGCCTGCGCCAGGTGCTGAAAAACACCTATCACATGATGCTGGGCGCGCTGCTGCACAGCCTTGCCGGCGGCGCCGCCACGATCGCCGAACCGCCGCCCACCACCGGCAAACTGGCCTACGCCTTCGCCATTGCCAGCGGCACCCTGCTGCAGGTATTCCTGCACTACACCCACCTGTGGAGCTTGCGCTGAAACGCGCCGCTCCGACGACCCGCCACCATAGGAACTGACCATGGACACCCTCGCCACCTTCTGCCACTCGCGCCACGCCAGCCTGCTCACCAGCATCGCCATGGCTTGCCTGTGGGCGTTCTTCGCCAGCGCCCACGTGGTCGGTTATCTGCACAGCGGCGACTGGAGCTATCTGCTGTTCTGCGTCGCCGAAACCCTGGCCGCCCTGTTCTTCATCGTGCGTTCGGCCCCCGTCAGCGTCTCGACCGATGCGGGCGACTGGCTGCTGGCCATCGGCGCCACCTTCGCTCCCTTCCTCTTCGCGCCAGCCGACATGGCCATCTGGCCAGGCGCGCGCTACCTGCTGGCCGTCGGCAGCCTGCTGCAGATCGCCGGCCTGCTGTCGCTGAACCGCAGCTTCGGCCTGGTGGCGGCGCAGCGCGAGATCAAGACGGGCGGCGTCTACCGCGTGGTACGCCATCCGCTGTATGCCAGCTACCTGATTTCCCTGAGCGGCTACCTGCTGGCCAATACCTCGCTCGCCAACACCATCATCTATGTGGCGACGATGACGATGATGGTGATGCGCCTGCTGCGCGAAGAGCGCTTCCTGTCCACCGACGTGCGCTATCGCGTCTACATGCGCCAGGTGAAGTACCGCCTGCTGCCCTTCATTTTCTGATATCCGGCCACCCGAGCGAGGAGCATCCATCATGCCTGACACCTATCCAGAACGCAGCGACGGCGGCGGCGTCGAACCGGCCGCCAAGCGCGCGCCACGCACGGTCGAGGAAACGGGATTGCCCTTCCTGTTCCTGGTCGAACTGCTGGTCAAGATACTCTTCCAGCGCGGCCAGATCGGCCTGCCCGCCCTGTCGACGCACGTGAAACTGGGCGCCGGCGTGCTCGAGCCGCTGCTCACTTTCATGCGCGCCGAAAAACTGTGCGAAGCGCGCCGCAACGGCGGCAGCGGCACCGACGCCGACCTGTCTTATCTGCTGGGCGACCAGGGCCGCCTGCGCGCCGCCGAATACATGCGCCGCAATGCCTACAGCGGTCCCGCTCCCGTCACCCTGGCCGATTACAGCAACCAGGTGCTGGCGCAAAGCGTGGCGGACATGCAGGTCACCCGCGACGACGTGCAGCGCGAATTTCGCAACGTGGTGGCCAGTTCGGCCGTGCTCGACCAACTGGGCGCGGCCATGAATTCCGGACGCGCCCTGTTCTTCCACGGCCCCGCCGGCAGCGGCAAGAGCTACCTGGCCGAGCGCCTGAACGGCCTGCTCAGCGGCGCCATCGCCCTGCCCCATGCCGTGATGGTCGACGGCGAAGTGCTGCCCTTCCTCGACCCCATGCTGCACACCGTGTCGCACGGCGGCCCCGTGCCATCCGACCCGCGCTGGGTGCGCGCCGAACGCCCCGCCGTGCTGACGGGCGGCGAGCTGACGCTCGACATGCTGGACCTGCAATTCGACCAGGGAACGCGTTTGTACCAGGCGCCGCCGCACCTGAAGGCCAACAACGGCATCTTCATC
Coding sequences within:
- the rpiA gene encoding ribose-5-phosphate isomerase RpiA encodes the protein MTQDELKQAVARAAINYVVDGEIIGVGTGSTANFFIDELAKIKDRIKGTVASSEATAARLAGHGIPVFDLNDVESIAVYIDGADEITASGAMIKGGGAALTREKIVASVAKQFVCIADGSKLVETLGAFPLPVEVVPMARAAVSRQLAALGGTPRLRLKAGSDQAFITDNGGEIIDVLGLKIADPVALEQQINQIVGVIAVGLFAVRGANVCLLGMPEGVRTLAY
- a CDS encoding oxidative damage protection protein, translating into MARTIHCIKLNKEAEGLDFPPYPGELGKKIYESVSKEAWAAWLKHQTMLVNENRLNLADARARKYLATQMEKHFFGDGADAAMGYVPPTE
- a CDS encoding sensor domain-containing diguanylate cyclase, which codes for MPEALHRLALLESILGAVNLGAIVLDEQHRIVLWNHWMARHSACQADAVLGQDFFAVYPELRHKRIASAITQALRDNFQSLLSQTLHKAPFPLYTHGAAEGRERMQQAIAVTPINLPGSPRHCLIQINDVTIAVGREKLLREQTMVLRSQTFADGLTGIANRRHFDVAIEKEMRRAMRTGSPLSLLMIDIDHFKDYNDHYGHQQGDDCLIRVAAELAAMLQRPTDLLARYGGEEFAAILPDTDAAQALRMAEAIRERAAGLRIPHAKTGNEVKHITVSIGIATQHPQQQPTIAALIGAADRALYLAKGAGRNRVMVQPL
- a CDS encoding ATP-binding protein is translated as MPDTYPERSDGGGVEPAAKRAPRTVEETGLPFLFLVELLVKILFQRGQIGLPALSTHVKLGAGVLEPLLTFMRAEKLCEARRNGGSGTDADLSYLLGDQGRLRAAEYMRRNAYSGPAPVTLADYSNQVLAQSVADMQVTRDDVQREFRNVVASSAVLDQLGAAMNSGRALFFHGPAGSGKSYLAERLNGLLSGAIALPHAVMVDGEVLPFLDPMLHTVSHGGPVPSDPRWVRAERPAVLTGGELTLDMLDLQFDQGTRLYQAPPHLKANNGIFIIDDLGRQRCSPVELMNRWIVPMARHIDYLSLHTGYKFPVPFDVIVVFSSNLAPQHLADDSFLRRIGYKIHVGPLSAYHYLAVFRSTCAQLGINFDEASYTYLLHLHSQYGRPLLACYPRDILAQICDQARYEDHAAQLSPEGLLWAWKNYFGSDDDLASTHNGPEAVQHKGEAK
- a CDS encoding response regulator, giving the protein MNHSKQVLVVDDSRVSRLMSHQFILSKHADWQVIEAATGEEALEKVKTISPVLILLDVNMPGMGGVAAAEQLRALCPQTHIILVTANVQNAIRNRATELGVGFMEKPITETRIHQLIASLGL
- a CDS encoding chemotaxis protein CheC → MVNLSELENDALVEIFNIGVGHAAAAMSEIVNEEVTMSVPSITFLNRADAAALLGSKKDGERICGVSQHYDGAFATEAILMFPEDKSLEIVRLMVGDAMPLQELTEMEQEAMSEIGNIILNSCVGTLANLFDSELHGSLPLYHVGTSAEILSSFGGDDDDAVVLMLHIDFVLSKHQIHGYVAFVLDLSALHDLKQQVSRYLAKVLGQA
- a CDS encoding DUF6622 family protein — encoded protein: MLQQIFSHTPLYVWAILGFLVYRGVLASRAREVTLRKLCIIPMVMLALSLSGVHGSFGFDGVAPFAWAIGALAGAALAWTLTDARKIVAIPERSSVRRPGSWVPLILMMSIFCMKYAVAVTLAIAPAYAHATGFIAPVCLGYGCFSGLFLGGLLRTMAVYRAVQSEGWGQTRRGNAPQ
- a CDS encoding A24 family peptidase, coding for MNAHLPMLLCLAVLATLLAAALWHDLRTRRIPNRLVLWGTLAGLILNSFVPSGAGLFDAAFGGLGLLQALAGAAAGLALLLPMYLLRALGAGDVKLMAMCGAFLGPDAVLEAALLTFLCGGVLALAAALVGQRLRQVLKNTYHMMLGALLHSLAGGAATIAEPPPTTGKLAYAFAIASGTLLQVFLHYTHLWSLR
- a CDS encoding phosphatase PAP2 family protein codes for the protein MNTLRLSLRTHRALLLIVLPYAAVAMLLAGGLPSAADILNVLAGFLVAILTGPVFILCGYTIHVMVMKRPHRLCHYLYHDLRRYLSNERLLHALPAMLLIPVFASSFTVIKGAIPRLHPYTWDATLSAWDIALHGGKAPWERLQPLLGHPLVTGLLNFSYHFWFFLFYAILYWLILDTRRPLLRMQFLLSFALTWIVLGSVMAVLFASVGPCYYGHLHASDPYAPLMAYLHEANGHVPVWALQVQEMLWQGYQSKGANGELGISAMPSMHVATAVLMAIVGWSVNRAAGIALSAFAVLILLGSIHLGWHYALDGYVGAAGAALVWHLVGWLLGSQAAAPAVHMATAPCMGKEGLTS
- a CDS encoding Flp family type IVb pilin: MNLIKNFIREEDGVTAIEYGLIAALIAVVIIAAITIVGTQLKKTFSTIGTKLTAAN
- a CDS encoding sensor histidine kinase; translation: MKLDPPLKSGLPGAGMDTTMVNGMRLLLSSATLLTLFIDPESAGKLSKITWLIFSAYTMHSLLLYVLAVLGLSLPQDILLYWLDVAWYALIVFSTSSHNTLFFLFFFFAILTSSFQRGFEEGARVTLASAGLFAATALFGETDAELSRLLLRTTFLLALGYMIAYWGGSAITQRSHLALLRDVSQLSNPRFGVDQTITSVLEKTRSYFNGRSCLLIMQDKGTRVWSLRSVLQTATGVVHTNSLLSDDAASPLLAFPHDKIALYNQPAGPWLPWIGGARMLEPDSGRWLRHDDAAGARLAELLEAHAFISAPLPLRNGKGRIFIVSATSMSKTDALFLSHIGAQAFPVIENINLLDRLASQAASREREKIARDLHDTAVQPYIGLRHGLAALRNEATPGNPLLPELEKLIIMSGQVIADLRSYARTFKNGQVQSEPELLVALRRQATQIREFYGIDIALQIEGDLHINDRLAAEVFQIVNEGMSNIRKHTSARHGAVKLTCVQGALHISIDNECAAAHVPDFLPDSLAERAAALGGTARVTHSMLGNTSVQIEIPI
- a CDS encoding methyltransferase family protein; this encodes MDTLATFCHSRHASLLTSIAMACLWAFFASAHVVGYLHSGDWSYLLFCVAETLAALFFIVRSAPVSVSTDAGDWLLAIGATFAPFLFAPADMAIWPGARYLLAVGSLLQIAGLLSLNRSFGLVAAQREIKTGGVYRVVRHPLYASYLISLSGYLLANTSLANTIIYVATMTMMVMRLLREERFLSTDVRYRVYMRQVKYRLLPFIF
- a CDS encoding response regulator; translated protein: MNDLRHMPPASHVISVMLVDDHKTMLWGLERLIGGEHSGMRVVATASDGTEALEQAKALQPDVIVLDLDLGGISSLSILPALAQSGGTRVLVLTASHDQAVLDQTVLKGARGIVSKDAPAEMVLKAIEKVYQGELWLEHAMLGRMLTQLTQPGGGSAQAIAIASLTLKERKIIAALVHGSGTPAKLLADQLFISEHTLRNHLTSIYRKLGVYNRLELYAYATKHQLGQLPPGA
- a CDS encoding Flp family type IVb pilin → MKSLFSRVSDESAVTAIEYALLAGLIAVVLVITITVLGDQVKLLFVYVKDQVVLALS